TTTTAAACCCTGTTCATCCCTCGCTATTGTTATACTGGTAAAAATAGTATTAACCCAACTTGTTTATCCTCTACAAAAAAATACTTACAACGGAACTTCCACTCTATTTAAAGACAAAATTTAGCATAACCATTTGATTTTCAATAAGATATAGCGATATCTCTTGTTTCTAATTCCTATCTACAATTGAAAGGTGGATTTAATTCCCCATCCATTATGATTATATAATAGGATATTAATAAATTTTTGTCAAGCATTTTTAAAAAATATAAGCGTTCAGGGGTCAGCCATCAGTTGTCAGCATTTAGCTATCTTTTAGCTAAAAAAGTGAACTGAGGACAGGAGAAACGCCTATGCCCACAGGGAGTGGGCACAAACGAAGATGAAAATGGGTTTGATGGTTCAGGTGAAATCAGGCTAAAGCCTGTGGCTACCAGCCTTCCCGAGTCCCGAACCCCGAGTCCCGATTTTCAGGGAAAAGGAAGTTTCACGCCAAGCACGCAAAGAACGCAAAAGAAAATAAGGGGAAAAATTACCTTTGCGTCTTTTGCGTGAAAAAACTATTTATAGGAAAACCTTTTTAAACACCGAAAAACGCGAAAAAAAAGATATTTTCCTCTCTGTGAACTCTTGCGTCTCTGCGGTAAAGGATTACTTGAACGGTTACGATATTTTTAAAAAATTCTCGGTCAGCTTGTCAATCTGTGATTCAGACAGTAGACTATAAACATCAGACTAAAACGGGTAGAAATTGCAGAAGGATGAAGGCTTGAAAGACCTATATATACTTCTGTAGGTAAGGCTTAGGGAAAAATTCCACCTGTGCGATTAGACTAATTCATCGCAGAGACACAAAGGAAAAATAAATGTAAAATGTAAAACAGGAAATGAAAAATGGGAAATTTTAGGACTTCGCCAGACTCATTACCTTTCAGTTATACATTTTCATTGGACATTATCCATTTTACATTTAACCGCACAGGTCGCATATTTTTATCTATACCTGAACGGTTACCTTTTTTTTGACTCCAATATTTTGATATATCAGGAGACACAGGAGAGAACTGTCCTTTTTAATGTCCCCTCCCATCTTGTCCCTGAACTGTATCTTAAAAATAAAAATCATGAAAATTTAGTCTTCAGAACCGCCCGTTAAAATATTTATTTGACTTTTTTAATCTTATGTGCTATTATAGATTTGAGCGATATATCTTGAGGAGGAATTAACATGCATTTTTTAGATGTCAAGACAGACTTTGCTTTTAAAAGAGTCTTTGGCAGTGAACAATCCAAAGATATTCTCATCAGTTTTTTAAATTCTATTGTTAAATTTAAGGATGGTAATATAATTGAAGACTTAATCATTGTTGACCCTTATCAAATACCCTTACTCAAGGGTATGAAAGATACCTATGTAGATGTTAAGGCAAGGTTATCAAACGATAATATGGTCATTATAGAGATGCAGATACTAAATTACGAGGGGATGGAGAAGAGGATTTTATATAACGCTGCGAAGGCCTATTCTACCCAATTGTTAAGAGGCGATCAATATTATTTACTTAACCCGATTATTGCTATCACTATTACTGACTTTGAAATGTTTAGCGAATTTAGCAAGGTGATAAGTTATTTTAAGTTAAAAGAGAAGGATGAGTTAATCGAGTATAGTGGTGATATAGAATTAATCTTCATTGAGTTACCAAAGTTTAAGAAGGAAGAAAATGAGTTGATAGACATTACGGACAAATGGATTTACTTCATCAAGAATGCAGGCACACTGGAGTATATCCCTAAGACCTTTGAGCAGAATATGGAGATAAAGAAGGCCTTTGAGATAGCCAACCAGGCGGGTTTAGGTGCTGAAGAATTAGAGATGCAGTGGAAGAGGCAGGATTTTATTTACATCCAAAGAGCGGCTATTATCTATGCCGAAAAGAAAGGAATGCAAGCGGGGATGGAGAAGGGGATGGAGAAGGGGATGGAGAAGGGGATGGAGAAGGGGATGGAGAAGGGGATGGAGAAGGGGATGGAGAAGGGGATGGAGAAGGGGATGGAAATTAGTGTCTCTTCTCTTGCCAGGCATGGAATGGGGATAGAAGAGATTGCTAATATTTTGGAATTAGATATAGATTTTGTGAAAAAGGTAGTCAATAAGGATTGAGGGGCTTACTATTTACGCCTTAACTACGAGTAGAGGGCAGGTGTATGTTTAGCAGGTTCATCCCCACGCCTGTGGGGAACATACTTCTTCAATTCCCTTGAAATTACTATATTATTTCGGTAACCGTTCAGGGATATAGTCACAGAGAACACAGAGGGAATATATAACCACGAATGAACACGGCTAATAAAAAGATTCGACCTGTGCGGTTAAATGTAAAATGGATAATGTCCAATGAGAAATGTCCAATGAAAATGTATAACTGAAAGGTAATGAGTTTTGCGAAGTCCTAAAATTTCCCATTTTTCATTTCCTATTTTACATTTTACATTTATTTTTCCTTTGCGTCTCTGCGATGAATTAGTCTAATCGCACAGGTGGGAAAGATTTGTAGTGCGAGGCTTTAGCCTCGCTTCTGGCAAGCAGGAAAGCGAACCTAAAGGTTCGCACTACATTTATCGAATGTCACAGGTTAATTCGTGTCTATTTGTGGCTAATTTCTCTAATTCTCTGTGAACTCTGTGCCTCTGTGGCTGAA
The nucleotide sequence above comes from bacterium. Encoded proteins:
- a CDS encoding Rpn family recombination-promoting nuclease/putative transposase is translated as MHFLDVKTDFAFKRVFGSEQSKDILISFLNSIVKFKDGNIIEDLIIVDPYQIPLLKGMKDTYVDVKARLSNDNMVIIEMQILNYEGMEKRILYNAAKAYSTQLLRGDQYYLLNPIIAITITDFEMFSEFSKVISYFKLKEKDELIEYSGDIELIFIELPKFKKEENELIDITDKWIYFIKNAGTLEYIPKTFEQNMEIKKAFEIANQAGLGAEELEMQWKRQDFIYIQRAAIIYAEKKGMQAGMEKGMEKGMEKGMEKGMEKGMEKGMEKGMEKGMEISVSSLARHGMGIEEIANILELDIDFVKKVVNKD